One stretch of Acanthochromis polyacanthus isolate Apoly-LR-REF ecotype Palm Island chromosome 16, KAUST_Apoly_ChrSc, whole genome shotgun sequence DNA includes these proteins:
- the LOC110960597 gene encoding kinesin-like protein KIF13B isoform X1 produces MDENSLTGSNVKVAVRVRPMNRREKDLKTKCVVEMEGNQTVLHSAVTSASKGDPRTQPKVFAYDYCFWSMDESHKDKFAGQEVLFQCLGESLLDNAFMGYNACIFAYGQTGSGKSYTMMGSAEQPGLIPRLSSSLFSRTVQEAREGESFTVEVSYMEIYNEKVRDLLDPKGSRQALRVREHKVLGPYVDGLSRLAVASYKDIESLMSEGNKSRTVAATNMNEESSRSHAVFNIILTHTLMDLQSGTSGEKVSKLSLVDLAGSERAAKTGAAGERLKEGSNINKSLSTLGLVISALADQGAGKNRSKFVPYRDSVLTWLLKDSLGGNSRTAMVATISPAADNYDETLSTLRYADRAKSIVNHAVVNEDPNARIIRELREEVEKLREQLTEAESMKAPELKERLEESEKLIQEMTVTWEDKLRKTEAIAQERQKQLESLGISLQSSGIRVVDDKCFLVNLNADPALNELLVYYLKDHTRVGSADSQDIQLCGMAIQAEHCVIDVLENNGVMLSPHRNARTCVNGSAVSSPVQLHHGDRILWGNNHFFRISLPRHMVHPDEEEEGGAVMKTCLSSDRLEVDVDGASDVSSELSFGYEFAQAEVMMKGMGHNDPLQSVLQTLERQHEEEKRCALERQRLMYEQELQQLRQRLSPEKPSHLLEASGLPVGAAAVPSPSSQKRVRRWSEDREAMMTRSLRRLREQILRAKLLAQEAGFIAEELNKRTEYLVTLQIPAANLDANRKRDVVLSEPAIQVRRKGKGKQIWALEKMENRLVDMRELYQEWKDFDEDNPMMRSYFKRADPFFDEQENHSLIGVANVFLACLFYDVKLQYAVPIINQKGEVAGRLHVEVFRGTESSEEEPAAQSDSQLTDGDPQERKLDCVVKVLQATGLPRHLSNFVFCQYHFWGQEEPVFTAPEVAPSSSLSASRDPQCTVVFDSAKELSVAVSEDFVEFLAEGAVAIEVYGHKQANHRRNLALWDLGVIQAKTRSLRERWSEVTRRLELWVQLMELNEAGEFTPVEVQPAKDVRTGGTFQLRQGQSRRVQVEVRSVSDSGTMPLIAASILSVSIGDVKVQQIRPSRNDPQWGGDEEMDSYQEVDLERMREQWLLTLTQRQEYLDQQLQKIVSKPDKSEDDVERESQLLECRLTLTEERNAVLVPSAGSGIPGAPVERVPVPGMETHIPVLFLDLSADDFQSSLSAPLAGGLDAVLSGEDDDDFFDLHIVKHCDPEVKVEASWDSTVHECPQLSRVTSADQRVYLTVRSVIQLSHPAHMQLVLRKRICVNVTGRQGFAQSILRRMSQRSTIPGCGVTFEIVSNIPGDIHGPEDREMLARLAASAEDDQSADSEAAIEKYLRSVLAVENVLTLDRLRQEVAVREQLAVRGKAARRCLSSPDINRLSASCVDLYSSTHRLSDFKGWESHQDLSVVPPPSRRTLPSSISQNLNPETVHSGFAASYLPPVKAVPRLLKSLLPGGREDGGEQTSVHQQVSPSAFRRLSISRSVLQLLDVCPSAGQSFSWKTSFHQQVSPSAVRRLSISRSVLQLLDVCPSVGQSFSWKTSFHQQVSPSAVRRLSISRSVLQLLDVCPSVGQSFSF; encoded by the exons GTCAGGAGGTTTTGTTCCAGTGCCTTGGAGAGAGTCTGCTGGACAACGCCTTCATGGGATACAACGCCTGCATCTTCGCTTACGGACAGACAG GTTCAGGGAAGTCGTACACCATGATGGGCTCAGCGGAGCAGCCCGGTCTGATCCCTCGACTCAGCAGCTCCCTGTTCAGCCGGACGGTCCAGGAGGCCAGAGAAGGAGAGAGCTTCACCGTGGAGGTCTCCTACATGGAGATCTACAACGAGAAGGTTCGAGACCTGCTGGACCCCAAAGG AAGTCGACAGGCTCTGAGAGTCAGAGAACATAAAGTTCTGGGTCCGTATGTTGACGGTTTGTCCCGCCTGGCCGTGGCCAGCTACAAG GACATAGAGTCTCTGATGTCAGAGGGAAATAAATCTCGTACCGTGGCAGCGACCAACATGAACGAAGAGAGCAGCAGATCCCATGCTGTGTTCAACATCATCCTGACGCACACCCTCATGGACCTGCAGTCTGGA ACGAGTGGAGAGAAGGTGAGCAAACTGAGTCTGGTGGATCTTGCCGGAAGCGAACGAGCAGCAAAGACCGGAGCAGCAGGAGAACGACTGAAAGAAGGAAGCAACATCAACAA GTCTCTCAGCACTCTGGGTTTGGTTATCTCAGCGTTGGCCGACCAGGGAGCTGGAAAGAACAGGAGCAAGTTTGTTCCCTACAGGGACTCTGTTCTCACCTGGCTGCTCAAG gACAGCCTGGGAGGAAACAGCCGCACCGCCATGGTCGCCACCATCAGCCCCGCCGCCGATAACTACGACGAGACGCTGTCCACGCTGCGCTACGCCGACAGAGCCAAGAGCATCGTGAACCACGCCGTGGTCAATGAAGACCCCAACGCCAGGATCATCCGAGAGCTCAGAGAGGAAGTGGAGAAGCTGAGGGAGCAGCTGACCGAGGCCGAG TCCATGAAGGCGCCGGAGCTGAAGGAGCGACTAGAAGAATCTGAAAAACTGATCCAGGAAATGACGGTGACCTGGGAGGACAAACTCAGGAAGACTGAGGCCATCGCACAG GAGCGTCAGAAGCAGCTGGAGAGTCTGGGCATCTCTCTGCAGTCTTCTGGCATCAGGGTGGTGGATGATAAGTGTTTCCTGGTCAACCTGAACGCTGATCCGGCCCTCAACGAGCTGCTGGTCTACTACCTGAAG GATCACACCCGTGTGGGCTCAGCCGACTCTCAGGACATCCAGCTGTGTGGGATGGCCATCCAGGCCGAGCACTGCGTCATCGACGTCCTGGAGAACAACGGCGTGATGCTCAGTCCTCACCGCAACGCTCG AACTTGTGTGAACGGTTCTGCAGTGTCCAGTCCGGTGCAGCTTCATCATGGAGACCGGATCCTGTGGGGAAACAACCACTTCTTCAG GATCAGCCTACCCAGACATATGGTCCACCccgatgaggaggaggagggtggagcCGTGATGAAGACGTGTCTGAGCTCCGACCGGCTGGAGGTGGACGTGGACGGAGCCAGCGACGTCTCCAGCGAGCTGAGCTTCGGCTACGAGTTCGCTCAGGCCGAGGTGATGATGAAAGGCATGGGCCACAACG accCCCTACAGTCGGTGTTGCAGACCCTGGAGAGGCAGCATGAGGAGGAGAAGCGCTGTGCTCTGGAGCGTCAGAGGCTGATGtatgaacaggagctgcagcagctccgTCAGAGACTCAGTCCTGAGAAACCGTCCCACCTCCTGGAGGCTTCAGGCCTCCCGGTGGGAGCTGCTGCCGTACCGTCTCCCTCCTCCCAGAAACGTGTGCGGCGCTGGAGCGAGGACAG agaAGCCATGATGACTCGCAGCCTTCGGCGTCTTCGGGAGCAGATACTTCGAGCCAAACTGTTGGCTCAGGAGGCAGGCTTCATCGCCGAGGAGCTCAACAAGAGGACGGAGTACCTGGTGACGCTGCAGATACCTGCTGCCAACCTGGACGCCAACAGGAAG CGTGATGTGGTGCTGAGCGAACCGGCCATCCAGGTGCGCCGTAAAGGTAAAGGGAAGCAGATCTGGGCTCTGGAGAAGATGGAGAACCGGCTGGTGGACATGAGGGAGCTCTACCAGGAGTGGAAGGACTTCGATGAAGACAATCCT aTGATGAGGTCCTACTTCAAGCGTGCCGACCCGTTCTTCGATGAGCAGGAGAACCACAGTCTGATCGGCGTGGCCAACGTCTTCCTGGCCTGTTTGTTTTACGACGTCAAGCTGCAGTACGCAGTACCCATCATCAACCAGAAGGGGGAG GTTGCGGGTCGGCTGCATGTGGAGGTGTTTCGAGGCACTGAGAGCTCAGAGGAGGAACCTGCAGCTCAAAGCGACTCTCAGCTGACAGACGGAGATCCACAGGAGAGGAAGCTGGACTGTGTG gTGAAAGTCCTCCAGGCCACCGGTCTTCCTCGCCACCTGTCCAACTTCGTCTTCTGTCAGTATCACTTCTGGGGCCAGGAGGAGCCGGTGTTCACGGCTCCAGAGGTGGCGCCGTCGAGCTCTTTGTCGGCCTCCAGAGACCCTCAGTGCACGGTGGTGTTCGACAGCGCCAAG GAGCTGTCGGTGGCGGTATCTGAGGACTTTGTGGAGTTCCTGGCAGAGGGGGCGGTGGCCATCGAAGTGTACGGACACAAACAGGCCAACCATCGCAGGAACCTGGCTCTGTGGGACCTGGGAGTGATCCAAGCCAAGACCAGATCCCTCAGAGAGAG GTGGAGTGAGGTGACCCGTCGGCTGGAGCTGTGGGTTCAGCTGATGGAGCTGAACGAGGCGGGAGAGTTCACACCTGTAGAAGTTCAACCTGCTAAAGACGTCCGCACAGGAGGAACCTTCCAGCTCAGACAG GGTCAGTCCCGGCGGGTCCAGGTGGAGGTCCGCTCGGTGTCAGACTCCGGTACGATGCCGCTCATCGCTGCCTCCATCCTCTCAGTTTCTATCGGAGACGTCAAAGTCCAACAGATACGTCCCTCCAGAAATGATCCCCAATGG gGTGGAGATGAAGAAATGGACAGCTACCAG gAGGTGGACCTGGAGAGGATGAGGGAGCAGTGGTTGCTCACACTGACTCAGAGACAGGAGTATTTGgatcagcagctgcagaagaTCGTTTCCAAACCAG ATAAGTCagaggatgatgtagagagaGAATCCCAGCTGCTGGAGTGTCGTCTGACCctcacagaggaaagaaatgcTGTTCTGGTGCCGTCGGCCGGCAGCGGCATCCCTGGAGCTCCGGTAGAAAG GGTTCCTGTACCTGGAATGGAAACACACATTCCTGTCCTGTTCCTGGATCTCAGTG CTGATGATTTCCAGTCCAGTCTTTCTGCCCCGCTGGCCGGAGGCCTCGATGCTGTGCTCAGCGGGGAGGACGACGACGACTTCTTTGACCTTCATATCGTTAAACACTGCGATCCAGAG GTGAAGGTGGAGGCGTCCTGGGACTCCACGGTCCATGAGTGTCCCCAGCTGAGTCGGGTGACGTCTGCTGACCAGAGGGTTTACCTGACGGTCCGTTCTGTGATCCAGCTGAGCCACCCGGCCCACATGCAGCTGGTCCTCAGGAAACGCATCTGTGTGAACGTCACTGGGAGACAG GGTTTCGCCCAGAGCATTCTGAGGAGGATGTCTCAGCGCAGCACCATCCCCGGCTGTGGAGTCACCTTTGAAATCGTTTCCAACATCCCAGGG GACATCCATGGTCCAGAGGACAGGGAGATGTTGGCCCGGCTGGCTGCCAGCGCCGAGGACGACCAATCAGCCGACAGCGAGGCGGCCATCGAGAAATATCTGCGCAGCGTCCTGGCGGTGGAGAACGTCCTGACTCTGGACAGACTGAGACAG gagGTGGCTGTGAGAGAACAGCTGGCCGTCAGAGGGAAAGCTGCCCGACGCTGCCTGAGCTCTCCAGACATCAACCGG CTGTCAGCCAGCTGTGTGGACCTCTACTCCTCCACTCACAGACTCAGTGACTTTAAG GGCTGGGAGAGCCATCAGGACCTCTCTGTGGTTCCTCCTCCGTCCAGACGAACGCTACCCAGCTCCATATCCCAGAACCTGAACCCAGAGACCG TGCATTCAGGCTTTGCTGCATCTTATCTCCCTCCAGTGAAGGCCGTCCCCAGGCTGCTGAAGTCGCTGCTTCCTGGTGGGAGGGAGGATGGTGGTGAGCAGACGTCTGTCCATCAGCAGGTAAGTCCTTCAGCTTTTAGACGTCTGTCCATCAGTAGGTCAGTCCTTCAGCTTTTAGACGTCTGTCCATCAGCAG GTCAGTCCTTCAGCTGGAAGACGTCTTTCCATCAGCAGGTCAGTCCTTCAGCTGTAAGACGTCTGTCCATCAGCAGGTCAGTCCTTCAGCTTTTAGACGTCTGTCCATCAGTAG GTCAGTCCTTCAGCTGGAAGACGTCTTTCCATCAGCAGGTCAGTCCTTCAGCTGTAAGACGTCTGTCCATCAGCAG
- the LOC110960597 gene encoding kinesin-like protein KIF13B isoform X2, whose protein sequence is MDENSLTGSNVKVAVRVRPMNRREKDLKTKCVVEMEGNQTVLHSAVTSASKGDPRTQPKVFAYDYCFWSMDESHKDKFAGQEVLFQCLGESLLDNAFMGYNACIFAYGQTGSGKSYTMMGSAEQPGLIPRLSSSLFSRTVQEAREGESFTVEVSYMEIYNEKVRDLLDPKGSRQALRVREHKVLGPYVDGLSRLAVASYKDIESLMSEGNKSRTVAATNMNEESSRSHAVFNIILTHTLMDLQSGTSGEKVSKLSLVDLAGSERAAKTGAAGERLKEGSNINKSLSTLGLVISALADQGAGKNRSKFVPYRDSVLTWLLKDSLGGNSRTAMVATISPAADNYDETLSTLRYADRAKSIVNHAVVNEDPNARIIRELREEVEKLREQLTEAESMKAPELKERLEESEKLIQEMTVTWEDKLRKTEAIAQERQKQLESLGISLQSSGIRVVDDKCFLVNLNADPALNELLVYYLKDHTRVGSADSQDIQLCGMAIQAEHCVIDVLENNGVMLSPHRNARTCVNGSAVSSPVQLHHGDRILWGNNHFFRISLPRHMVHPDEEEEGGAVMKTCLSSDRLEVDVDGASDVSSELSFGYEFAQAEVMMKGMGHNDPLQSVLQTLERQHEEEKRCALERQRLMYEQELQQLRQRLSPEKPSHLLEASGLPVGAAAVPSPSSQKRVRRWSEDREAMMTRSLRRLREQILRAKLLAQEAGFIAEELNKRTEYLVTLQIPAANLDANRKRDVVLSEPAIQVRRKGKGKQIWALEKMENRLVDMRELYQEWKDFDEDNPMMRSYFKRADPFFDEQENHSLIGVANVFLACLFYDVKLQYAVPIINQKGEVAGRLHVEVFRGTESSEEEPAAQSDSQLTDGDPQERKLDCVVKVLQATGLPRHLSNFVFCQYHFWGQEEPVFTAPEVAPSSSLSASRDPQCTVVFDSAKELSVAVSEDFVEFLAEGAVAIEVYGHKQANHRRNLALWDLGVIQAKTRSLRERWSEVTRRLELWVQLMELNEAGEFTPVEVQPAKDVRTGGTFQLRQGQSRRVQVEVRSVSDSGTMPLIAASILSVSIGDVKVQQIRPSRNDPQWGGDEEMDSYQEVDLERMREQWLLTLTQRQEYLDQQLQKIVSKPDKSEDDVERESQLLECRLTLTEERNAVLVPSAGSGIPGAPVERVPVPGMETHIPVLFLDLSADDFQSSLSAPLAGGLDAVLSGEDDDDFFDLHIVKHCDPEVKVEASWDSTVHECPQLSRVTSADQRVYLTVRSVIQLSHPAHMQLVLRKRICVNVTGRQGFAQSILRRMSQRSTIPGCGVTFEIVSNIPGDIHGPEDREMLARLAASAEDDQSADSEAAIEKYLRSVLAVENVLTLDRLRQEVAVREQLAVRGKAARRCLSSPDINRLSASCVDLYSSTHRLSDFKGWESHQDLSVVPPPSRRTLPSSISQNLNPETVHSGFAASYLPPVKAVPRLLKSLLPGGREDGGEQTSVHQQVSPSAFRRLSISRSVLQLLDVCPSAGQSFSWKTSFHQQVSPSAVRRLSISRSVLQLLDVCPSVGQSFSWKTSFHQQVSPSAVRRLSISRSVLQLLDVCPSAGQSFSF, encoded by the exons GTCAGGAGGTTTTGTTCCAGTGCCTTGGAGAGAGTCTGCTGGACAACGCCTTCATGGGATACAACGCCTGCATCTTCGCTTACGGACAGACAG GTTCAGGGAAGTCGTACACCATGATGGGCTCAGCGGAGCAGCCCGGTCTGATCCCTCGACTCAGCAGCTCCCTGTTCAGCCGGACGGTCCAGGAGGCCAGAGAAGGAGAGAGCTTCACCGTGGAGGTCTCCTACATGGAGATCTACAACGAGAAGGTTCGAGACCTGCTGGACCCCAAAGG AAGTCGACAGGCTCTGAGAGTCAGAGAACATAAAGTTCTGGGTCCGTATGTTGACGGTTTGTCCCGCCTGGCCGTGGCCAGCTACAAG GACATAGAGTCTCTGATGTCAGAGGGAAATAAATCTCGTACCGTGGCAGCGACCAACATGAACGAAGAGAGCAGCAGATCCCATGCTGTGTTCAACATCATCCTGACGCACACCCTCATGGACCTGCAGTCTGGA ACGAGTGGAGAGAAGGTGAGCAAACTGAGTCTGGTGGATCTTGCCGGAAGCGAACGAGCAGCAAAGACCGGAGCAGCAGGAGAACGACTGAAAGAAGGAAGCAACATCAACAA GTCTCTCAGCACTCTGGGTTTGGTTATCTCAGCGTTGGCCGACCAGGGAGCTGGAAAGAACAGGAGCAAGTTTGTTCCCTACAGGGACTCTGTTCTCACCTGGCTGCTCAAG gACAGCCTGGGAGGAAACAGCCGCACCGCCATGGTCGCCACCATCAGCCCCGCCGCCGATAACTACGACGAGACGCTGTCCACGCTGCGCTACGCCGACAGAGCCAAGAGCATCGTGAACCACGCCGTGGTCAATGAAGACCCCAACGCCAGGATCATCCGAGAGCTCAGAGAGGAAGTGGAGAAGCTGAGGGAGCAGCTGACCGAGGCCGAG TCCATGAAGGCGCCGGAGCTGAAGGAGCGACTAGAAGAATCTGAAAAACTGATCCAGGAAATGACGGTGACCTGGGAGGACAAACTCAGGAAGACTGAGGCCATCGCACAG GAGCGTCAGAAGCAGCTGGAGAGTCTGGGCATCTCTCTGCAGTCTTCTGGCATCAGGGTGGTGGATGATAAGTGTTTCCTGGTCAACCTGAACGCTGATCCGGCCCTCAACGAGCTGCTGGTCTACTACCTGAAG GATCACACCCGTGTGGGCTCAGCCGACTCTCAGGACATCCAGCTGTGTGGGATGGCCATCCAGGCCGAGCACTGCGTCATCGACGTCCTGGAGAACAACGGCGTGATGCTCAGTCCTCACCGCAACGCTCG AACTTGTGTGAACGGTTCTGCAGTGTCCAGTCCGGTGCAGCTTCATCATGGAGACCGGATCCTGTGGGGAAACAACCACTTCTTCAG GATCAGCCTACCCAGACATATGGTCCACCccgatgaggaggaggagggtggagcCGTGATGAAGACGTGTCTGAGCTCCGACCGGCTGGAGGTGGACGTGGACGGAGCCAGCGACGTCTCCAGCGAGCTGAGCTTCGGCTACGAGTTCGCTCAGGCCGAGGTGATGATGAAAGGCATGGGCCACAACG accCCCTACAGTCGGTGTTGCAGACCCTGGAGAGGCAGCATGAGGAGGAGAAGCGCTGTGCTCTGGAGCGTCAGAGGCTGATGtatgaacaggagctgcagcagctccgTCAGAGACTCAGTCCTGAGAAACCGTCCCACCTCCTGGAGGCTTCAGGCCTCCCGGTGGGAGCTGCTGCCGTACCGTCTCCCTCCTCCCAGAAACGTGTGCGGCGCTGGAGCGAGGACAG agaAGCCATGATGACTCGCAGCCTTCGGCGTCTTCGGGAGCAGATACTTCGAGCCAAACTGTTGGCTCAGGAGGCAGGCTTCATCGCCGAGGAGCTCAACAAGAGGACGGAGTACCTGGTGACGCTGCAGATACCTGCTGCCAACCTGGACGCCAACAGGAAG CGTGATGTGGTGCTGAGCGAACCGGCCATCCAGGTGCGCCGTAAAGGTAAAGGGAAGCAGATCTGGGCTCTGGAGAAGATGGAGAACCGGCTGGTGGACATGAGGGAGCTCTACCAGGAGTGGAAGGACTTCGATGAAGACAATCCT aTGATGAGGTCCTACTTCAAGCGTGCCGACCCGTTCTTCGATGAGCAGGAGAACCACAGTCTGATCGGCGTGGCCAACGTCTTCCTGGCCTGTTTGTTTTACGACGTCAAGCTGCAGTACGCAGTACCCATCATCAACCAGAAGGGGGAG GTTGCGGGTCGGCTGCATGTGGAGGTGTTTCGAGGCACTGAGAGCTCAGAGGAGGAACCTGCAGCTCAAAGCGACTCTCAGCTGACAGACGGAGATCCACAGGAGAGGAAGCTGGACTGTGTG gTGAAAGTCCTCCAGGCCACCGGTCTTCCTCGCCACCTGTCCAACTTCGTCTTCTGTCAGTATCACTTCTGGGGCCAGGAGGAGCCGGTGTTCACGGCTCCAGAGGTGGCGCCGTCGAGCTCTTTGTCGGCCTCCAGAGACCCTCAGTGCACGGTGGTGTTCGACAGCGCCAAG GAGCTGTCGGTGGCGGTATCTGAGGACTTTGTGGAGTTCCTGGCAGAGGGGGCGGTGGCCATCGAAGTGTACGGACACAAACAGGCCAACCATCGCAGGAACCTGGCTCTGTGGGACCTGGGAGTGATCCAAGCCAAGACCAGATCCCTCAGAGAGAG GTGGAGTGAGGTGACCCGTCGGCTGGAGCTGTGGGTTCAGCTGATGGAGCTGAACGAGGCGGGAGAGTTCACACCTGTAGAAGTTCAACCTGCTAAAGACGTCCGCACAGGAGGAACCTTCCAGCTCAGACAG GGTCAGTCCCGGCGGGTCCAGGTGGAGGTCCGCTCGGTGTCAGACTCCGGTACGATGCCGCTCATCGCTGCCTCCATCCTCTCAGTTTCTATCGGAGACGTCAAAGTCCAACAGATACGTCCCTCCAGAAATGATCCCCAATGG gGTGGAGATGAAGAAATGGACAGCTACCAG gAGGTGGACCTGGAGAGGATGAGGGAGCAGTGGTTGCTCACACTGACTCAGAGACAGGAGTATTTGgatcagcagctgcagaagaTCGTTTCCAAACCAG ATAAGTCagaggatgatgtagagagaGAATCCCAGCTGCTGGAGTGTCGTCTGACCctcacagaggaaagaaatgcTGTTCTGGTGCCGTCGGCCGGCAGCGGCATCCCTGGAGCTCCGGTAGAAAG GGTTCCTGTACCTGGAATGGAAACACACATTCCTGTCCTGTTCCTGGATCTCAGTG CTGATGATTTCCAGTCCAGTCTTTCTGCCCCGCTGGCCGGAGGCCTCGATGCTGTGCTCAGCGGGGAGGACGACGACGACTTCTTTGACCTTCATATCGTTAAACACTGCGATCCAGAG GTGAAGGTGGAGGCGTCCTGGGACTCCACGGTCCATGAGTGTCCCCAGCTGAGTCGGGTGACGTCTGCTGACCAGAGGGTTTACCTGACGGTCCGTTCTGTGATCCAGCTGAGCCACCCGGCCCACATGCAGCTGGTCCTCAGGAAACGCATCTGTGTGAACGTCACTGGGAGACAG GGTTTCGCCCAGAGCATTCTGAGGAGGATGTCTCAGCGCAGCACCATCCCCGGCTGTGGAGTCACCTTTGAAATCGTTTCCAACATCCCAGGG GACATCCATGGTCCAGAGGACAGGGAGATGTTGGCCCGGCTGGCTGCCAGCGCCGAGGACGACCAATCAGCCGACAGCGAGGCGGCCATCGAGAAATATCTGCGCAGCGTCCTGGCGGTGGAGAACGTCCTGACTCTGGACAGACTGAGACAG gagGTGGCTGTGAGAGAACAGCTGGCCGTCAGAGGGAAAGCTGCCCGACGCTGCCTGAGCTCTCCAGACATCAACCGG CTGTCAGCCAGCTGTGTGGACCTCTACTCCTCCACTCACAGACTCAGTGACTTTAAG GGCTGGGAGAGCCATCAGGACCTCTCTGTGGTTCCTCCTCCGTCCAGACGAACGCTACCCAGCTCCATATCCCAGAACCTGAACCCAGAGACCG TGCATTCAGGCTTTGCTGCATCTTATCTCCCTCCAGTGAAGGCCGTCCCCAGGCTGCTGAAGTCGCTGCTTCCTGGTGGGAGGGAGGATGGTGGTGAGCAGACGTCTGTCCATCAGCAGGTAAGTCCTTCAGCTTTTAGACGTCTGTCCATCAGTAGGTCAGTCCTTCAGCTTTTAGACGTCTGTCCATCAGCAG GTCAGTCCTTCAGCTGGAAGACGTCTTTCCATCAGCAGGTCAGTCCTTCAGCTGTAAGACGTCTGTCCATCAGCAGGTCAGTCCTTCAGCTTTTAGACGTCTGTCCATCAGTAG GTCAGTCCTTCAGCTGGAAGACGTCTTTCCATCAGCAGGTCAGTCCTTCAGCTGTAAGACGTCTGTCCATCAGCAGGTCAGTCCTTCAGCTTTTAGACGTCTGTCCATCAGCAGGTCAGTCCTTCAGCTTTTAG